The genomic window AGCCAggggccagtgtcactggatcaaagtgGCATTGAGGATGCAAGGTTTAAGACTTGAAAGAggtgggggggctaggtggcacagtggagtcaagaggacctgagttcaaataccttgtcaacagacacttaataattatgtagctgtgagaccctgggcaagtcacttaaccctttgccttgcaaaaaaaaaggtaggaggagtctaggttatgaagggctttgaatgttaaagcattttgtatttgttcctatAGACAATAAGAAACCCCTGGAATAGATGACATGACCAGACCCAAGTTTGAGGAAAATCATCTTGGTGGTTTAATGAGACTGTATTAGAGTAGGGAGAGACAAGAAGCAGGTAGAGGTGATCCAGCTTCTGAGTTTTGCAGGACTAAGTTCAAACAACGCAATAAGATTTCCTCCCAATTCTTATACCAGAATGACATTTCCTCACagacagaaattggactagaccCATAATTGAGTAGAAAGGGAATTAAATTAGTTCCAGAATTGAGTGGCAATAGTGTGATTCACTAAATCCCTTCTACCATTTGTTATTCTAATCCCCTCAAGTTTTAAACTTTAGCTAGGCAgattcattttaaagaaacttCCATGAAACATGCCAATCCTCCACAAGTATTCTATTTCTGTGTTCAAGAATCCCCAAATTTagctaattataattttttcattcttaatcTGCTTACCCTATGTCACTATGACCTCTGATCTCTCATGGGTCATCAGCTCTGGCCACACTCAATTCTAGTCTCAACTTCTCGGTGTACTAGCTCAGTTCTATGATCTGCTCTGGTTTCTGTTGCTCCAGAGTTGTCTTAGAGGGTCAGTCACCAAACTCCAATCCTAGACACCATCATTTGCATCCTTCACTACCTACTAGTGTTGCTGGAAGACACTAGGTCCATCATAAATTTCTATCTGGACCCTCACTATTGCAAGACAATCTAACCCCTCCCTCCCTCAATTGATTCTCTATCCCAAAGGTTATCTAAACCTTCCCTTCTTAAGCCTCCAATGCAACTCCCTTCCTGCTGCCCCCCATACCTTGTCAACTGAATAAAAAATTAGCCATCTACTGTGAACTTTCTGTATCATTTTATATCCCTCTGGCATCATCTCCCACTATCTACTCCTCTAATCTCCATGTGGCAGTGATCCTCAAGACCAACCTCTTATATAGATCTTTAATTTTATCCCCTTCTGTCTTCTCTAATGGATTGCTCCCAATATTCAGTCTCATCTTATCTACACTGCCCTTAAAAATGCCTACATCCTTAACTGCCACAAAATCCTGTACCCCACTAGCCAtcacctttcctcctttctcagcCCCCCTCTTGGGGGGACCAATCAATGCCTacattccctttcttttcatcctcTTATAACCTCTCTTAAATATCTTCTATCttcaaaaattgaaataaatattcaacTGAAACCAAACTTTCCAAACATCAATGATATCTTAAACTATACACATTTTCTCAGTCCTCTTCCTTTATCTTATTTCACTGTTTATCTTCTCATCCTTGATAGACTTTCTCAGGGTTTTCACTGACCCTCTTGATTCTCCAACAGTATTTTGCATGCACACCCAGAAAATATGGATGTTCCTAAAAACTCAACCTTGgccctctttcctcttctctttcctttcccttgatCTTATCAGCCATCATGATATTTAACATCTTTTGCAGAGTGGACTCCCAGATCTAAAACCAAGCCTTCTCTTTTGCTCAAGACTCGTATTACCATCTTACTATTAGACAAATTGAATTAGATCTCAAACTCAACCTCTCTAAAACAGAATTACCTTTTCCCAAATCCCATGCCTCTTCCAAACTTCACATTTACTACATTGGATATCGCCAATTCTCATCCTTACACATCAATTTCTCCCACAAAATCTATGCTCTAGCATTCTGTTTCATTTGTATTACTAACCCAAGCTGTCTCCCATCTCTGTACTGTCTTCTCTCCTTGAACTGTTCTCCATGCTCACATCTGGCTCATAGAATCTCCATCTTCTTTCAGCTCAACTGCCACCTTTTGCGCGTCTTTTATAGTTTCCTTCAATGCTACTGTTTTCCTCATATACTCCACATGTTGTCTTGTTTAGATTAATGGTACATCATGCCTCTCCTATCCAATGCCATGGGAAATCTTGAAATCTAGTCCACACCAAGACATGATGATCTTTTAAATTCCATTATCTGCAGAATCATAAATTGCATTCTATGAAATCTGGATTCATTTTGATAATGGGATGGGGTCAGTTGCATCTCCTCccagtcacccccccccccccagaaatatAGCAATGCATTTAGAAAAAATAGCTGAAGATCAGAAGCGATAAGAAACTTTATTTAAAGAGCaaaagttcttaaaaaaaatctaatcaaacATTACATAGTTGAAATCAGAGTAAATAGTACTTAAAAGAGTAAATACTAAAGCAGAAAGATTCAATTCAAAACTTTCTTCCTACAAGTTAGTGTCTCCAAATATATAGTAACAAACAGCACACATATGCTGGTATTGTTGGTATAATTTTCACAGTAGTTTACTATTAAGAAATTCTCTGTGCCTGATACAAAGTCTTCAGTGCATGGTGCTGCAGTTCTCACGGTCTTAGATGTCTCAGCCTTTACTGTGCGTGGACTAGTGCTCCTGCTCCCTGGCCATAACCAAAACCCTTTGGTCCAAAGTTCTTTGCGTAGCAACCTATGAGAGACAGTAACCAAGAAAGAAACCCATTAATTTTGTTAGAATTGGGTGTGcttttcccaggtctcagtttgattgaggcaATGTCAATAAGGCTAGATTAAGACTTTGTTCTTAGAGAAGGCCACGACATCGGAGGTGATGCTGTAGCATGCAAGTGatttggatctgagtgagggggtactgtgcagtcaccagcctcactttctcctttagagccatctgggttcagtagaTAGTTATGTATCAGGATACCTGGAGATGATTCTAGATGCAGAGAGATCTTGACCtttaagatctttcccaggtctcagacTGACTAAGGCAATgctattcagtgattaagggtGGGTAAGAGAGAAGAGGCAATGAAGTCATgacctccaaaagaaaaaaataagttgggagggtaagaccctcagggtttctcagtTATTAAGGTaggtaaggaagaaaagaggagactCTTTTGCATATGAAACCCAAAAagtcaatctgggaggggaagaccttcagggtttttttggccaaaaagagaaacaatttatttatattcactctgaaccaatcaggGCCCAAATAGTGACCAGGTGGGCTTATAAGGCTAGGCCAGAATTGAGACAAAGCATGGTCTCTTAAcctaatcaaaaacaaaaattaagaccCTCAAGAGTGTCTGACCAAAATAggaacaattgctatttacattcatcCTGAGTCAAACAGGGATCAAATAAGGACCAAGTGGAGGACCTATTGTTGGTCAATCTATGAGAGCCAGTTTGAGGGAAAAGACAAGTAGGTTAATAAAATAAGATCTGTGATAAAGATCATATCGGGTAAGTTggaaaatacatatgtatgtgtgtgtatatgtttaaaACATGTTtctataagtatatacatatatctgtatatggatacagatagtatACATGGGTAtataattaaattcaatattATGATTCCATgtatatcaaataataaataattgtacataattacatacatattttcaaaCTATTTAAAAGGTGAAATAGGAAGAAGCAGCTCACTTGATGTAGATTAGGTTATCTGCCTAAAGACTCTTTGAGGCATGTGTTTTCATAGGACTAATTCCATAACTTACACCTCACTTTCTCAGAATGTCATCCCTGGCCATTTAGCAATGATCCTATTTGGAACTGAGGCCAGGCTCATTTTTCCATAGCATTCTAGAAGGCAAACATATCCCATAATTTTTCAGTTAAAGGGAGAACCTGTGTGGAATATTTGTCTAACAGAGTAACAGCAATTAATCAATGAATAAGCAATAAGAAGCATTTCCTCTCTTTACCTTTGCAATagatttccccttctttctctgtcAGTGTGGTTGACTCAAGGCTCTTTCCACATTTGGCACAGCGGAAACAATTCTTGTGCCAAGgctagaaaagataaaaaaaaaaagtcatccaaGTGAGAAGCCTGCCGCATCAGATATAGCCATACGTTTTATGCCAGAAGACTTTGATCCATAAAATAAACTACATGGTATTTACAAGGGAAACCAATTCTTGTGAAATTTAGttatcaaaactgaaaaactaAATTCTTGATCTCATGTTAAAGACCCCCAATTCTTGGGGTTAAGAAGATTCGATTCCAGTCTTagatattttctagctatgtgCCTATGTAACAAAGTTaatctttctcagcctcagtttttttcatctgcaaaatgagaaaagtgaagaaagCATTCATTGCACAAGGTTGTTAGGAGGGTCAAATAAGGTAACACaggtaaagcactttgcaaaccttaaagtattataaatgctagctaaaataattatttaataaacaaTATAATATAGAAGAACTCTCTCCctaccctttctttctctccctctgcctttccttccctttcatcaagattaagtgacttgcccagggtcactcagctagcaagtgtccaagtatagaaaaaaaatttccatatagaCCATCTCTGATCAACAATATTCAAAATCAGTGCaggaaaaagataaattagaCAAAGACTTACCTTTCCTGCTCCTATTACTTTTTCAGCTGCATACACTGAATCCCCACATCTGGAACACTTCTCAGCTCCTCCAAATTTCTGGGCAAATTTGGAAGTATTTGGATTTGTTGTGGGCCTGTGAGGCTGCACACTTAAGAAagtgaaggggggaaaaaatcaggtAAGATTTCCCAAAAGGCACCATACAAACTATGCAAAGAAGGTGATTAAAGTATTATTACTCTTTGACTCAAATATTTCATTGTTAGTTAGATACCCCAAGGAATTCAATTATAAAGAGAATGGCTTTAtattttccataatatttatagcatttttttctagtagcaaagaactgaaacaaagtggatgttcatcaattggggaatggctaaacaaattgtggtatgtgaatgaaatagaatattacaGCTTATAAGACACAATGAAATTTATGATCAACACTGAAAAGTATGTAAAGACAAAATAGTAAAGTAGGCAGAACTAGGAATATTCATGTACAACAGTgtaaatggaaattttgaaaaataacaaaacaatggAAACTAAATACTGTGAAGTAATGTCCAAGTTTGGTCCCCAAAAAGACATATGAGCAGTCACTCTCGTTATTTTAGCAAAAGAGGGAGACCATGGGTGCTGAACTTTGCCTGTGATGCCAACAGGTTTAATGTATTGGTTTTACTGAactgtagtgttttttttttaaattaattctctgCTTTTTAAAGGATGGATCTCTGGGAGGGGATATGTTGCAAAGTGTGATTgacataaaaaagataagaatacttttttttttttttttttagtttttgcaaggcaatggggttaagtggcttgcccagggccacacagctatgtaattattaagtgtctgaggccgcatttgaactcaggtcctcctgactccactttgccacctagctgccctaaacatatttctttattagttatcacacaaaaaaaaattaataagtattcttcaatttatcctcagagtttcagttttctctctggaggtagatagcatttttcccccatccctttGAAATAATGATtaagttcaaattttaaaaattgacatttgTAGAAAATGTAAACAAAGAAATCTATTATTTAAACCTTAAGTCAATCTTTTCTGTAAACCAATGCTAACTAGGCTTTATAGTCCAAAACCAGTGACAACTTAAGTTTTTTAGCTTGTTACAAAAGTAACTGTGTATCCTGTACAACTTACAAGCAAATTCCATCTTTAAAAGGAAGGATAAGGAGGAGTCCATATGATTGTGAGGAATTCCGCAGGCAGTTATGGAAACAAAACAACTGGTTCAAGCATTGTATTGTTTGTCATTTGTAACTCCTAAGATAGTGCcttaacttttgttttatttggaatttttttttttttttacactggaTCACCTTCCAAATGATACTGACATAAAAAAAAAGGTGTCCCTTCATGTCTGATTTCCAGGGATTGCTAAAAACAATGAAAGCAAATTTAAACCACTCAGGAAACTTCTAACACTTGTAAAAAGGATTTCCTCAGGGTGAACAAAAATAGAATCCATATGGTGGGGAATGCAAATAAAGGGGATAcagtttggggggtggggaaggaatcATGTATTGAAGGTTCAAAGAAAAAATCTAAGCCTATTGTTCATGAAACTTGAGGATTCCATTCCTCTTTGAAAGTTTGTTAAAGCAGCTTGACTAAAATGAGTTTAGACTATACCTTATTTCTAAGCAAGTTTGTTTTTGAATTTGCTAGCTAAAATATAAACTAATTATAGAGTTTCAAATTAGGCAAAGCTTAGACAATTTTCAACcctattttctttatataaaaccTCTCAATATCCCAGGGAATTCTCTTAGACAACGTAATTTGTCTAAGTTAAGCATTGGCAGAGAAATGTTCCACATCTGGAAGCTTCCCTATACTAATAAAATCTCAGCAACTaagtaacaacaaaaataacttaGAATATTGACCTGGGTTCTATGTAAGGAAAATTCGCAATTTCACATACAATCCCCTTCTATACCACATATATATGGGAAATGTattgttaaagtttttttttttttttttaattctgatgaTCTGCCAAGCATGGCAGGCCTGGATTGGCTGTGATCTGCCCTGGTGAGTAGCCTTAAGTTATCATGTAGTCTTCCTACCACCACAA from Macrotis lagotis isolate mMagLag1 chromosome 2, bilby.v1.9.chrom.fasta, whole genome shotgun sequence includes these protein-coding regions:
- the CSRP2 gene encoding cysteine and glycine-rich protein 2, with amino-acid sequence MPNWGGGNKCGACGRTVYHAEEVQCDGRSFHRCCFLCMVCRKNLDSTTVAIHDDEVYCKSCYGKKYGPKGYGYGQGAGTLNMDRGERLGIKPENVQPHRPTTNPNTSKFAQKFGGAEKCSRCGDSVYAAEKVIGAGKPWHKNCFRCAKCGKSLESTTLTEKEGEIYCKGCYAKNFGPKGFGYGQGAGALVHAQ